Sequence from the Osmia bicornis bicornis chromosome 13, iOsmBic2.1, whole genome shotgun sequence genome:
ttttttatttgttttattattagcgatcaattagtaaagaaactaacgaagtttacttgcaggaacaagtttgaaaaatcgcgctCGCTATTTCCTTGCAGaataaccctaaagaataagtttttttgcaataacaatagttattaacaataagaagttacatacaTTTTTGTAAATCGGATCATGATGGAAAGATGTACaagatgtgaaaagtttcatcgcaatcggtgtaTTCCTCACAAAGTAGCGGTATAGAATCggattttgcaataacaatagttattattatatgtattgcCGGTTCACGACGAGTTGGCGAGTCAACGTCATGCTCTCACTCTATTCCTCCTCGCTATCTACCACACGCACGTTCCTTATTGGCTGAGGCCGGTGACAAAGGTTGACGACGAACATATCGGGACAGAGTAAAATAGAATGATTTCACAGCATTGGCATAACCTCCCAATTAAAGTGTCAGCTATAAAAAGATACaattttttactttctatCTATTGCCGCTAGAGCTCGGCAATTGGGAGGCTACGTCAATGCTGTAAAGATATTCTATTTCACTTTGTCCCGATACGCTCGTCGTCGTCCTTTGTCACTGGCCGTAGCCAATAACGACATAGCGCACGGGAGCAGGAGAGGTGGAACAGAGTGAGAAAGTAAACAATCTGTATACATACTGAATTTCGGAcgacgcgatatgtgtatagaaacagtagagaatcgacgactgcatgctgacacatacaccggtagagacacgtaggcatacgtacaattcaatgtagtagtaacaatagttttccacgtatatctcggaaactaaagcttttcgttaattatgcataatgaaaaagttgttcagaatcatgcccccgacaacatattaaaggaTCAATGAAATCGTCCTATGTTGAGATTAAAAactttttgtattttcaatgacaatgaaaaaatgaaaaatttttttttaatgggaACAACCGGAAAACACCCTACAAGAAGCAAAAAGTTTCGTCCCGATTAGACTATCCATCTCGaggtaatcggtgaacaaagccaggaaaaaaaaataataataaaaaaaaatatactgatcgaaatgagtatcctcctccttttcgaagtcggataaaaaatgcTGTGTTGTGTGAAATCGTGTTATATGAGACCCAGTGCTAATACAAAAAGGGGGATAACGTTCCGAGAacttattaaaaacaaacattttttttttaaattctatataagcaacttaatttttattaaaaatataacacaAACGAAAAAAGaccataaaatattattttcatttaatgtatccttaatttattaaaattcttcctCGTCACTACTTATAATGAGACGTCAAGTCTCGCCGCGGATGGCGTATAAACTGtgtgttacgtatccgtcccggaaatttccttatatggtgttacaaacccttctcaaaaaatttccttatatggaatcggatgtgtgcacccgacaccaaccgttttctagaaaattcgagaccaacgcaaagcaagggcgcggtcctacgggtcacgtagagtcagtccccaccactctttttactctaatttttgaatataaaaagggtggcgacaagggcacctcgggtctagttgaagtctagaatcagttcgatacacgtcagtacgttcttttacggataatctctgcaacgaggaaactctgcgagatcgggtattcaagtccctttcaagcacacTGTAACTATACACTACGTTGtctgctgttaagcattattctaATCGTTGTAGTCCGCCCCCGTTAACTTgcgttcgtgaaaaccgagaagaattagattcttgcttcgcggaatcgaaattaaactttttattattcaacgCATTTAAACTTGTAACTTAGAGTTTAATTCATTGAacaccgcgacaattacacacaacaattgtaaggtcccggcatagagaataaactcatattattttaacttaTCTAATATTGTCCAATTATATTGACtggtccagaaacccactaaggtgtacctttaccgctcgaggtacatcaatcaagttacgagacctaatactgacatttcctgcggctccctacgttagccatacgtaggttcgtcctcacatcttcacctttcctgtggctccctaagttagccatacgtaggttcgtccaccatagccaaccttctggagctccctacgttagtcatacgtaggttcgtccccacgtctacttccttaggctcccagtgttaataacaacactggtcaagccattaacaattaccataaccgagattaagccccggctacgcatccaccccctccggctcgtaacatgTGCATGACGCTGTTACGTCCCTAGGTATAACCCATTTTCatctttcgccattccaatgaggtcttgctctggaatccgcgaaacatcagcgttttctcgcttagcgacgaccgcgatacgaaatcaggtaactcgcggaatgcgatggcgaaaaccctttgcttgcaggttttcgcaagcaaagagcgtggcctactccccttttgggagtataagttatcggtgcaacgcaagtacaccagttccgtgatagcgtaaagcagAGACGAAGTTCTGCTCGTTCGCGACCCACGTTTTGGCTacctcgaaaccaggaagatcatcaacgacgtgctcggccgacggttcaacacgagtgtatcccCGAGGTCTGAGGTTCCAGGCCCATAATAGGACAAGCTCTAGGAGTGCACCCctgtgctgtgcaggaccaccaccaaccgcttgcatcttccaaggtcgagttgtacccacgcgccgcgagtctagtgttCCGTCGAATCCGCGAACTAAGTGTAAAGAGAGACCTCGAGTGTGAGTGACCGAAGCGTGCAAGGAAAGCAATTGCTGACGATACCCGAAGAcagcgaagggtatgtaatAGAAATCAATTagaatatacatacatgttCGAATAACCACATACGTGTATTTTGATCACTGGACTCCCCTCCTATATCCTTTATCTTTTGAAATCTAGGTCAAGGTGCGCCCTAGCGCTTAAAGCGGCAGAACTCGTATATCTTATTTATCATATAATAAACGCCCCGCGGGACGTAACAACGCTTTCCGCTATAACATCGGAATAGAGTTATAAATgagtaaattataatttatttatatattttcatgtAAAGGCACTATAGTTCATTATTTCTTcccgttattattattaagtaatttagttattaaatatgttaAACAAAAATCATGTTATCCAGTACTGTAGAAGTACAGTGTTGTACAAagattttctcaattttcttaTCGTGTTAGAGCGAAACAGTGCTATAGGTTGCAGTGCTATACGAGGGTTCCCGCAATTTATCCTATCGTGTTAGAGCGAAACCGTGTTATAGGATGCCGTGTTGTAGGAGGGTTACCtgtacagtattgcctcgaaataagcaactcgctatcctctcttctttgtttgaagtcgcccgcagaGCGAGTCGCTTAATGTCAGAATGAGAAAAGAAATCATCTTCCATcctttttaaaaaaacaaattcgCATGTTCGGCCGATTACTTTATACTGTGCCGCTCGGTTCCGATTCGAAAACAAaatcaagccgaatagcatacctgctccgtaataagcaactgttcggtcccgagcgagttgcttatttcgaggcaatactgtatatAAAAGtgtgaataaaaaattcatgtgcaatataaatatttctaaagaaattttatattcttctttacaataaaataattacaatgaCAGGTATAACATTTGcactataatttttaattgtaaaagaacagatacaatatttattagatGCTACTGCGTTCTGTTTAAATATGTACCTTAATAAAACATTATTCTTTTGGCTTTGGTTTTGGTGGAGCAAAATTAAGCCACAGTGTTCCATTCCATCTGCCCTGAAAGTTTAAGTACTGTTAGAAAtcatttaaatcaaaatttaaaattcaaaattactTTATAGTCATACGTACAATTGCTATTGTAACAAGTAGTGAAGTAATACCAAGTGCTAATaccaaattatattttctattagcTTTACTATATGCTTCTTGCCATGAACCTGATGGTACAATTACTTCATCCATGTGTGGAGGTCTGACATCATGAGGCACATGATATGAACGGGCACCTTCGATAATAATTTgttactaattaattttaacaaacaCAAACACATGCACATGGCTAAATTgttataaagaaagaaaaggtaAACGGTAATTATCGATATCACGTCAACCTCGCcgatttcgtttattttttaatatatcgtTGACATGATGATTCTGAACACCCTTTTCCTATATACATAACCAGCACTCGGCTTtaattttcgagatatttgcaaaagaAAGTTGCTACTATTACAGTGAATTCTGCGAAAAGCCTACATGTCTGTGGCGGTGTGTGCGTCAGTATGGGATGGCTAGTTTCTGTAAACACAGTATACCATAAAGCAGTATACAGAACGGGTGGAACTTAAAAatccaatattaatttaacttAACCTAACTGAAcctaatataatacaaaattagaTCAAACTTCGTTTTAGGAGACCAAAAATTAACGCTTCCAAAATATGTAGTTTTGTAGTTTTTGACCTAAAACATTCGAAAATACAAGTTACAAGTCCAGGGAACCAatggtttaaaaaatacaattatataaaaatgtacataTTTAGTAATGTTTGACAAGTTAGTACGACGCCATATTGTTTCTACACATTCTCTGATTGGTTCGTTAAAATGACTGTAACTTCCGTTTACCTTATTTAAAAACATACTGCTCCTTGATTGCTGTGATCAAGGAATccataaaatatatttgattaattttacaaaatctaCGCCACAAAAATTCACATAGGCGATCGGCAAAGTCTTCGTCGTGGAAGCGACTCCTTCCACGCATCCAATCTTTTGCCGATCGCCAGTAAGATTCGATTTTTTGCGTGTGGGTTCCATCTTGAGCTATAATTAAAGATTGTACAAATGTAATATCACAACAATGTGACCGGCCGCCGTGCGGCGGCCGGACATTTTGGTGGCCTGACCAAGCCGACAGGAAATAGCCAACATATTTATTTACCAACAAATTCGACGTTGTAGAATCTTATGGATGTGTCCTTCAGCAGCGAGACCCACGTAACTTTTAAATGAGTCGGTATGAACAGATTTCGAAAAGTTACTGTTTCGAATTTATGTGCGAACCAATCAGAAGATGGGTAGAGGCAATATGGCGTCGTACTAAGTACGCTAAACACACTTTTTTCACAcaattgtatttttcaaaccatTGGTTTCTTGGACTTTTAACTTGcattttcgaatgtttcaggtcaaaaactaTAAGATTTGATACTTTTTATTCAGAAAAAGGTGGTTGGTCCCCTAAGACGAAGAGCAGCccaaaattaaattagtgaattagattaggttaggttagattaatATTCCGGCCACCGTGAGGCGGCCAGCCAGgcaattcaaaattcaaaatcattgaaatcaaTCAAATTCGATTTGTTTAGTTCACCCGTTATACTCCTTAGGTTTCGATCGCCACAATCTGGTTACAGAAAGAGGAGATAAGTGATGGTTCTGTAGGGGCCTTCACGAGTGAGGATAAATTAGGCCTCTACCATATCATCAATAGTTACACAGAATggtaaattaataattctttatcTATAATGCACGTGAAACAAGTCCTTTTATTATCTCTAATAAGTCATTCACCGAACTGATGCTAACACTAAACTCTTATAACTAATTAACCGagtttataaatatgtattaatataaaattataaaaatataaaaatatgtaagtATTCTCTATACAAGCGTCTCCAACCAACCGCTTCGAGGTTTAAGGACAGAATGACCCACGCCAACGCTTGACGTGGAGGAGGAAAAACATTTTCCCGCTTTTCCTAACTATAGGGTGCGCTCGTGTAGTCGGAAATGAACTCTCCGACAAGACGGCTCACCGAACGTAGGTGCCGCCACAGTTCCGTGCTGATCAGGCCCTCTAAACTCCATTCTTGTGAATTTGAAGCAAATTTTAACTCTGCGCCGGAATTCCAAGCGGCGCTGATGTCGCTTTTCTACATACATACcttgtatcactgattttaacaTATACAACTAAAGATATCGTGACGTCATGTAACCGCgaaagggtctagccgtataagcatagtgaatcggccccagcaacactttcggttgatatttataccacataatgctttttgcctaaacaacaattgtatgcaatttcaaccccctaccccctctgataagggagatatgagggtaaaaccgaaaacctttatcattttttttctcggaaactatttaagatatatgatcacattaaagtgcaaatagtaggtattcattagctgtatatcatattttttttcaaaatttttattcgatgattaagggttgaaaattaataaataaatttttgaaaatgatttttataaacaatcccttggatgacacccaccgaaaaaattaagaataatcctttactatttaactattatctgtaaaaatttcaagagtgtcggattggtacatcatagttaaaaaaaaataaaaccaatgcaacgccctttcataaggcaaagccggcctgaacgttagaggcgctcaacctaaccgacctacaggggaatacgtagcgccgacccgccacgtttctcgtaccagaaacagctctcagaaaagtatgagtttttctttccctaaactgtgtgttacttaacagtcatttatttaaataatatattaacaatttaaattttttaa
This genomic interval carries:
- the LOC114881348 gene encoding uncharacterized protein LOC114881348; the encoded protein is MFRHMLRPIVQNTRIGARSYHVPHDVRPPHMDEVIVPSGSWQEAYSKANRKYNLVLALGITSLLVTIAIGRWNGTLWLNFAPPKPKPKE